Genomic window (Opitutaceae bacterium):
CGACGGATTTGCGGCGCGAGGCGTGGGAACGATCGTGCTTTCGGAGTATGGCATCACAGCGGTGAAACGATCGATCGCCCTCAACCGGATTTTTCGCGCGAAAGGCTGGATCGCGATCAAGGACGAGATGGGGCGGGAGTTGCTGGATTGCGGGGCGAGCCGGGCATTCGCCATCGCCGACCACCAGGTGGCGCACATCTATGTGAAGGATGCCTCGATGATCGGCGAAGTGAAGGCGGAGATTGAGAACATCGATGGTGTTTCCCGCGTGCTCGATGCCGCCGCCCAGCGGACGGAGGGCATCAACCATCCGCGCTCGGGCGACCTGGTGGCCTATGCCGCGGAGGATTGCTGGTTTTCGTACTACCATTGGAACGACGATCGAAAGGCTCCCGATTTTGCCCGGTGCGTCGACATCCACCGCAAGTATGGGTATGACCCCGTGGAGCTGTTTGTGAATCCGTCGCTCGCCTTCCCCAAGGCGCGCGCCGCGATCATGCTGCTGCGCAAGAAGCTCGGCTTTCGCATGCTGATGGATCTGATCCCGCTCGACGCCTCGCTCGTGCGCGGATCGCACGGCGCATGTCCGTCGGATTCGCGCGAATGGCCGGTGTTGATTGGCACGGGTGGACGAGAGGGCGATGAACCGATTTCAGCGATGGATGTGCACGCGAGGCTCCTGGATGCCTGTCTGAGGTGATCCGCGCAAACGCGCTCAGATCAGGGCGTGGGATTTGACGGGGGCGATTTCAGAGAAAAATCCGGCAGCGAAAGGAACCTCACCACGGGTTGATGCCAGAGCGCCTCGTCGGATGGGCTGTCAAGTTCGACGCGAAACTCCCTCACGTCCGACCGGTCGACCCCCTGCATGAGATCGACGAAATCGTGATGCGATTCGATGAAGGGGCGGACAAGAAAACCGGATGCGCTCTGGGTGGAGATGAGACGAAAATACTGCTCGCGCCCGTCCGACATGACAACGATGAGGCGCGGCTGGTAGGCGTGGTAGAGAAAGGCGTTGATGCGACCGAACGCGGTTGGCTTGAGGTCCACCTCCATCCAAAGAGCCAGCCCATTGGCGGGCGGCACCGCGATGCGCTCGCCAAACGCCGGTGACAGTTCGCCGATTAGCGGCGCGGCTCTGGCAGATGCGATCGGAAGGTTGATCGAGGATTTGCGCTGAAGCAGCGCCTGATCGGGGGAGTTCTCCACCACGACATAGCGGCGCGCAATCTCCAGCAGGGCGAGGGAGTCCTCCTGTCCGGGGTAGCGCTTGTCGATCACCTTCAGCCGCAGTGCGACGAAATCCGGAGCATTGTCGGATCGATAGAAGGCCGCATTTTTTTCGAGCAGCACGCGGGTGTACGCGGTGTAGCTCTGGATGATGGGGCGGGAGCGGTAGTTGAGTCGATTGAGCAGCAGCAG
Coding sequences:
- a CDS encoding alkaline phosphatase family protein; this encodes MAERTAVINVVGLTPRILGADTPNLSAASMRGGLLRVRPVLPAVTCTVQSTYLTGLPPSGHGCVANGWYDRTLAEHHFWKQSNHLVEGRKLWETLRDRRPGYTCAKLFWWYNMYSSADWTITPRPMYPADGRKVFDIYTQPMDMRERIKADLGEFPFPAFWGPMAGIASSEWIARSAEWIEERHRPDLSLVYLPHLDYNLQRLGPDDPRLREDVRAIDRLAGRLIDGFAARGVGTIVLSEYGITAVKRSIALNRIFRAKGWIAIKDEMGRELLDCGASRAFAIADHQVAHIYVKDASMIGEVKAEIENIDGVSRVLDAAAQRTEGINHPRSGDLVAYAAEDCWFSYYHWNDDRKAPDFARCVDIHRKYGYDPVELFVNPSLAFPKARAAIMLLRKKLGFRMLMDLIPLDASLVRGSHGACPSDSREWPVLIGTGGREGDEPISAMDVHARLLDACLR